The following coding sequences lie in one Scylla paramamosain isolate STU-SP2022 unplaced genomic scaffold, ASM3559412v1 Contig85, whole genome shotgun sequence genomic window:
- the LOC135098823 gene encoding rRNA methyltransferase 2, mitochondrial-like: MVKVTMLIHGHFLSCRQPGNYLFHLLSSPLQLRKRAYLLTRSAFKLLEIDKQCHLLQPGQVVVECGASPGAWTQVAVMGVNSLPHELLVWKGVPTSFLATSVNPRHRKAKNKGQGMVIRIDLQTIHPLPGATLLGGRDFTSPQTQQQILELLSSRKIDVVLSDMAPKASGIKDLDHENIIRLAYAALGFAIQNTAEG; the protein is encoded by the exons ATGGTCAAAGTGACCATGTTAATCCATGGTCACTTCCTCTCATGCCGTCAGCCAGGAAACTACCTCTTCCACTTGCTCTCTTCACCTCTACAGCTGAGAAAAAGAGCTTATTTACTCA CACGCAGTGCATTCAAGCTGCTAGAGATTGACAAGCAGTGCCATCTGCTGCAGCctgggcaggtggtggtggagtgtggtgcCTCGCCAGGGGCCTGGACACAAGTGGCTGTGATGGGTGTCAACAGTCTTCCACATG AATTATTGGTTTGGAAGGGGGTACCAACATCATTCTTGGCCACCAGTGTGAACCCTAGGCACAGGAAGG CCAAGAACAAGGGTCAGGGTATGGTGATAAGAATTGACTTGCAGACCATCCATCCACTGCCTGGTGCCACTCTGCTAGGTGGGAGAGACTTCACCTCACCACAGACACAGCAGCAAATACTGGAACTCCTCAGCAGCAGAAAG ATTGATGTTGTGCTGTCAGATATGGCACCAAAAGCTTCAGGCATAAAAGACTTGGACCATGAGAACATCATCAGACTGGCCTATGCTGCTCTTGGGTTTGCTATTCAGAACACAGCAGAGGGA
- the LOC135098824 gene encoding uncharacterized protein LOC135098824: MVLNLRELNFHVPYKHFKMENFEQAIRLIHAGDYLALVDLRHAYYSVKIADEQQKFLCFKWNNTVYQFTCLPNGFSEGPRIFTKLLKPVFATLRERGHSITSFIDDTLICNNTWSGCLATIKDTIDLLQKLGFCINAEKSVLTPTRTIEYLGNVIDTNSMTITLPERRRHKIIQACRNLLGKSKDRIREVARVTGLLVAATPAVELGKLHYRKLETEKTAALQLQYGNFDNWMTITADMKTDLSWWLDNIYTQDRKIFRGGTDIDLYTDASSLGLGGHLNNRATSGRWSLEEKLLHINALELKAILFVLQTFRRELKGHYIKVYCDNTTAMTYVNEMGGTRSQVCNVIAGHIWQWCVDNGAWITCSHIPGKDNTLADLASRKVNDRHEWKLDIHLFQQLCGIFGTPVVDLFASRLNRQVDLFCSWKPDPEATYFDAFSLNWARFGLCYIFPPFSLITRCLQKMRAEGTTGWIVVPLWMSQPWMGTLLRMLVDHPRVIMEKHGVLVHPSSDEEHPIMRHTRLMACSISGNTCRNKEYLRQGQKSSWPRGKQERGLRIN, translated from the exons ATGGTGCTGAACTTAAGAGAACTCAATTTCCATGTCCCTtacaaacattttaaaatggaaaactTTGAACAGGCTATTAGACTGATTCATGCAGGGGACTATTTAGCTTTGGTTGACCTTAGACATGCTTACTATTCTGTCAAGATTGCTGATGAACAACaaaagtttttgtgttttaagtgGAACAATACTGTTTATCAATTCACATGTCTTCCTAATGGTTTTTCAGAGGGGCCACGAATTTTCACAAAGCTATTGAAACCAGTTTTTGCAACACTGAGGGAAAGAGGGCATTCCATTACTAGCTTTATTGATGACACCCTCATCTGCAATAACACTTGGTCAGGATGTCTTGCAACCATTAAGGACACTATTGATCTCCTCCAGAAGTTGGGTTTTTGTATTAACGCAGAGAAGTCGGTGTTGACACCCACCAGGACCATTGAGTATTTGGGGAATGTGATTGATACTAATTCCATGACGATCACCTTACCGGAACGGAGGAGACACAAAATTATTCAGGCCTGTCGGAATCTCTTGGGTAAAAGCAAGGATAGAATTAGGGAAGTAGCCAGAGTTACAGGTCTTTTGGTCGCTGCCACTCCTGCTGTGGAATTAGGGAAACTGCACTACAGGAAGTTGGAGACGGAAAAGACAGCAGCTTTACAGCTTCAGTATGGTAATTTTGATAATTGGATGACTATTACTGCTGACATGAAAACAGACTTGAGTTGGTGGCTTGATAACATCTATACACAGGACAGGAAAATTTTTAGGGGTGGCACGGATATTGATTTATACACAGACGCTTCCAGTTTAGGCTTGGGGGGCCATCTCAACAATCGAGCCACGTCGGGTAGATGGTCTTTGGAGGAAAAATTACTACATATTAATGCGCTTGAATTGAAAGCCATTTTGTTTGTCCTTCAGACTTTTAGACGGGAGTTGAAAGGGCATTACATTAAGGTTTATTGTGACAATACCACAGCAATGACATATGTGAACGAGATGGGAGGTACTAGGTCTCAAGTGTGCAATGTAATTGCGGGACATATTTGGCAGTGGTGTGTGGATAATGGGGCTTGGATCACGTGTTCACACATCCCAGGCAAGGACAACACACTAGCTGATTTAGCCTCTCGTAAGGTGAATGACAGGCATGAGTGGAAACTGGACATACACCTATTCCAACAATTGTGTGGCATCTTTGGTACTCCAGTGGTTGATTTGTTTGCATCTCGGCTCAATAGGCAGGTagatttattttgttcttggaAGCCAGATCCAGAAGCAACTTATTTTGATGCCTTCTCTCTGAACTGGGCACGGTTTGGActatgttatatttttcctccattttcactAATTACTAGGTGTTTGCAAAAGATGCGTGCGGAAGGGACGACAGGGTGGATAGTAGTGCCACTGTGGATGTCGCAGCCATGGATGGGCACCCTGCTCAGGATGTTGGTGGATCACCCAAGAGTAATCATGGAGAAACACGGGGTCCTTGTTCATCCATCCTCTGACGAAGAGCACCCGATCATGCGGCACACGCGATTGATGGCATGTTCGATATCGGGGAACACTTGCAGGAACAAGGAATATCTGCGGCAGGggcaaaaatcatcatggcctCGTGGAAAACAG GAACGTGGGTTACGAATCAATTAA
- the LOC135098825 gene encoding uncharacterized protein LOC135098825: protein MSGSAPPPDAAFQGFRRRSSSVSSRTSSLSRDCSGSSSDFSPRHSRRHRSRRRQDQEHVPPHHVNKPTQLHGSAQNLPLHQASASAPTAPEPSWRLVLDELAVLKGEVAKLRANTHTHPPPLPEDHLPGTSGTHHTVSPPFSGFNDSSSEDGEIREVSQRGSVLQQAAKALGPPDSVSADIDQQVAVMVNQLFDNGMQEEDYRAMLEESATRRPNNCPALAPVECNPQILGALKTDAKKADFHLKDVSGDILKAGTILTRSLLALDVVAQESDHPAVVQEVGMINGALALLGHANHRLNLARRFLMKREINQKYSHLCADKVPMSRFLFGDDVSQSAKQIEDTEKLKNKFSLKKPAYPWKTTSGRSRGYWGRTWHRNSAMRFQPYGLQRSGARMGQRQLPARQDADSKNARSRGPQRPRQ from the coding sequence ATGTCCGGCTCTGCCCCGCCACCTGACGCGGCCTTCCAAGGATTtaggagaaggagcagcagtGTTTCTTCAAGGACGAGTTCTCTTTCCCGGGATTGTAGCGGCAGTTCCTCCGATTTTTCGCCTCGGCACAGTCGGCGGCATAGGAGTCGCCGCCGTCAAGATCAAGAACACGTGCCGCCCCACCATGTCAACAAACCGACTCAACTACATGGAAGTGCACAGAATCTTCCTCTGCACCAGGCATCGGCTTCCGCGCCTACAGCTCCCGAACCTTCATGGCGTTTAGTGTTGGATGAGTTGGCGGTATTGAAAGGTGAGGTAGCGAAACTTCGTGCTAACACACATACTCACCCTCCTCCGTTACCTGAGGATCATCTTCCGGGTACTTCAGGAACACACCACACAGTTTCACCTCCATTCTCGGGCTTTAATGACTCCAGCAGCGAGGATGGGGAGATTAGAGAAGTGTCACAAAGGGGCAGTGTTTTGCAACAGGCAGCCAAGGCTTTGGGGCCCCCTGACAGTGTTTCTGCAGACATTGACCAACAGGTGGCAGTTATGGTTAATCAATTGTTTGACAACGGTATGCAAGAGGAAGACTACAGGGCCATGTTGGAGGAATCAGCCACCAGACGACCAAACAACTGTCCTGCATTGGCGCCTGTGGAATGTAACCCGCAGATTTTGGGTGCCTTAAAGACTGACGCGAAGAAAGCTGATTTTCATCTTAAGGACGTAAGTGGTGACATTCTCAAGGCAGGTACCATTTTAACTAGGTCACTTCTAGCCCTGGATGTAGTGGCACAGGAGAGTGACCACCCCGCTGTTGTGCAGGAAGTAGGTATGATTAACGGCGCCTTGGCGTTGTTGGGTCATGCCAATCACAGGTTGAATTTGGCTAGACGTTTTCTtatgaaaagggaaattaaCCAGAAATATTCCCACTTATGTGCTGATAAGGTCCCCATGTCGCGTTTCCTGTTTGGGGATGATGTGTCTCAATCGGCCAAGCAGATCGAGGACACAGAAAAGTTAAAGAACAAGTTCTCCCTCAAGAAACCGGCATACCCTTGGAAAACCACCAGTGGCAGGTCACGTGGCTACTGGGGGCGAACGTGGCATAGAAACTCCGCAATGAGGTTCCAACCCTATGGCCTGCAGAGGTCAGGCGCCAGGATGGGACAACGTCAACTACCAGCGCGGCAGGACGCGGACTCAAAAAACGCCAGGAGCCGGGGTCCACAGAGACCCCGGcagtag